The Sphingobium sp. JS3065 genome includes a region encoding these proteins:
- a CDS encoding conjugal transfer protein TraV encodes MTSHVRFVPLAALVLVSSGCVGLGTNIEGDFTCRAPKGDCAPSHVIDQRATAELGHLPSTGFETARVRAGIASGDVARTAERTIRIVFPAHVDEAGTLHDEAVAWAVVENPQWAGALRRKDGAEAPELMRQLRKQLKAAQNAASDADTSSPAPITPDGTADTNAPLITGDTSPFPLASPLALPSTAAEAIAGAQAPAVEGFDMSSPPHDRTPRPHSSLPGLQFPSLEALAAAKTKKAKAQESAPDNSAAGPVSKAADASPEGKK; translated from the coding sequence ATGACTTCCCACGTCCGTTTCGTCCCGCTCGCCGCGCTTGTCCTCGTCTCGAGCGGCTGCGTGGGCCTCGGCACCAACATCGAAGGCGACTTCACCTGCCGCGCGCCCAAGGGCGATTGCGCACCCTCCCATGTGATCGACCAGCGCGCGACCGCCGAACTCGGGCACTTGCCGTCCACCGGCTTTGAGACGGCACGGGTGCGCGCCGGGATCGCGAGCGGCGATGTGGCCCGCACGGCCGAGCGCACGATCCGCATCGTGTTTCCCGCGCATGTCGATGAAGCCGGCACGCTCCACGACGAAGCCGTGGCCTGGGCGGTTGTCGAAAACCCGCAATGGGCCGGTGCGCTGCGGCGCAAGGACGGCGCGGAAGCACCCGAGCTGATGCGTCAGCTGCGCAAGCAACTGAAAGCCGCGCAGAATGCTGCCTCCGATGCCGATACTTCGAGCCCGGCCCCCATCACCCCGGATGGCACCGCCGACACCAATGCGCCGCTGATAACCGGCGACACTTCCCCCTTCCCGCTTGCCTCGCCGCTGGCCCTCCCCTCCACAGCGGCCGAGGCAATCGCCGGTGCTCAGGCACCGGCGGTCGAGGGGTTCGACATGTCCTCTCCCCCGCATGATCGGACCCCTCGGCCACACTCTTCCCTGCCCGGCCTGCAGTTCCCGAGCCTCGAAGCACTCGCGGCCGCGAAGACGAAAAAGGCCAAGGCCCAGGAAAGCGCGCCGGACAACAGCGCAGCCGGTCCCGTCAGCAAGGCTGCGGACGCATCTCCTGAAGGGAAGAAGTGA
- a CDS encoding DsbC family protein, with the protein MIEETQTRPRRWARVALGLVALTTLSAGTGWGAAHLASPANTAPDLAKVRAALKLRLPKTPIDAINCSGLGGLCEVASKSTLFYVDAHAKYLVIGRIYDMEARQDLTAARLLALNPDLLAAGAARRQGDSDEAPPQRPAAPKTVSLAGLPANGAIHWGPANGPRVVVFSDFHCSYCKKLKEELRAIGARVEERPISIFGAQSRKDSERVLCSPRPEVALNAAYSGLALAKPGPCDTSGLDANEAFAKAHGFGGTPVIVRPSDGAVIEGYRPAAALRAFLTAAPSNPKG; encoded by the coding sequence ATGATCGAAGAAACGCAAACGCGGCCCCGCCGCTGGGCAAGAGTTGCACTCGGCCTTGTCGCACTGACCACGCTTTCGGCGGGAACCGGCTGGGGCGCGGCACATCTCGCGAGCCCTGCCAATACCGCGCCCGACCTTGCCAAGGTACGCGCTGCGCTGAAGCTCCGGCTGCCCAAGACGCCGATCGATGCGATCAACTGCTCAGGGCTTGGCGGCCTGTGCGAGGTCGCCTCGAAGTCGACGCTCTTTTACGTCGATGCCCACGCCAAGTATCTTGTGATCGGGCGCATCTACGACATGGAGGCGCGCCAGGATCTCACGGCAGCGCGGCTTCTCGCGCTCAACCCCGACCTGCTCGCGGCGGGGGCCGCGCGGCGCCAAGGCGACAGCGACGAGGCTCCGCCGCAGCGACCGGCGGCACCCAAAACGGTCTCGCTCGCCGGACTTCCCGCCAATGGCGCGATCCACTGGGGACCGGCGAACGGCCCCCGGGTCGTGGTCTTCTCCGACTTCCACTGCAGCTACTGCAAGAAGTTGAAGGAGGAGCTGAGGGCGATCGGCGCGCGGGTGGAGGAACGCCCGATTTCGATCTTCGGCGCACAAAGCCGCAAGGACTCCGAGCGGGTGCTGTGTTCACCGCGTCCCGAAGTGGCGCTGAACGCAGCCTACTCGGGCCTCGCCCTCGCTAAACCGGGGCCCTGCGACACCAGCGGGCTCGATGCCAACGAGGCCTTTGCCAAGGCACACGGCTTCGGCGGGACACCCGTCATCGTTCGCCCGTCCGATGGCGCGGTGATCGAGGGCTACCGCCCGGCCGCTGCGCTTCGCGCCTTCCTGACGGCCGCGCCGTCCAACCCGAAAGGCTGA